One window from the genome of Glycine soja cultivar W05 chromosome 12, ASM419377v2, whole genome shotgun sequence encodes:
- the LOC114380071 gene encoding dnaJ protein homolog: MFGRAPKKSDSTRYYEILGVSKNASPDDLKKAYKKAAIKNHPDKGGDPEKFKELAQAYEVLSDPEKREIYDTYGEDALKEGMGGGGGGHDPFDIFSSFFGGSPFGSGGSSRGRRQRRGEDVVHPLKVSLEDLYLGTSKKLSLSRNVLCSKCNGKGSKSGASMTCAGCQGTGMKVSIRHLGPSMIQQMQHPCNECKGTGETINDRDRCQQCKGEKVVQEKKVLEVVVEKGMQNGQKITFPGEADEAPDTVTGDIVFVLQQKEHPKFKRKADDLFVEHTLSLTEALCGFQFVLAHLDGRQLLIKSNPGEVVKPDSYKAINDEGMPNYQRHFLKGKLYIHFSVEFPDTLSLDQVKALEATLPLKPTSQLTDMELDECEETTLHDVNMEEEIRRRQQAQQEAYEEDEDMHGGAQRVQCAQQ, translated from the exons ATGTTCGGAAGGGCACCGAAGAAAAGCGACAGCACCAGGTACTATGAAATCCTCGGCGTTTCGAAGAACGCTTCGCCGGATGATTTAAAGAAGGCTTACAAGAAAGCCGCCATTAAGAACCACCCTGACAAAGGCGGTGATCCTGAGAAG TTCAAAGAGCTTGCTCAAGCCTATGAGGTTCTGAGTGACCCTGAGAAGCGTGAAATTTATGACACATATGGAGAAGATGCTCTTAAGGAAGGAATGGGTGGTGGTGGCGGTGGCCATGATCCATTTGATATCTTCAGTTCATTCTTTGGTGGAAGTCCGTTTGGGTCAG GTGGTAGCAGTAGAGGACGGAGGCAGAGACGGGGAGAAGATGTGGTTCATCCCCTGAAGGTCTCTCTGGAGGATCTTTACCTTGGAACATCTAAGAAACTCTCTCTTTCACGAAACGTGCTGTGTTCAAAATGCAATGG GAAGGGCTCAAAGTCTGGGGCTTCAATGACCTGTGCTGGTTGCCAGGGTACTGGCATGAAGGTGTCTATTAGGCACCTTGGTCCTTCTATGATTCAGCAGATGCAGCATCCTTGCAATGAATGTAAGGGTACTGGAGAGACAATCAATGACAGAGACAGGTGCCAACAGTGCAAAGGAGAGAAAGTTGTTCAGGAGAAGAAAGTACTTGAAGTTGTTGTGGAGAAGGGAATGCAGAATGGACAGAAGATTACATTCCCTGGTGAAGCTGATGAAGCA ccTGATACAGTCACTGGGGATATTGTCTTTGTCCTACAACAGAAGGAACACCCAAAGTTCAAACGAAAGGCCGATGACCTTTTTGTAGAACACACATTGTCTCTTACTGAGGCACTGTGTGGCTTCCAGTTTGTGCTGGCTCACTTGGATGGCCGGCAGCTTCTTATCAAATCTAACCCTGGGGAGGTTGTTAAGCCTG ATTCATACAAGGCAATAAATGATGAGGGAATGCCAAACTACCAGAGGCACTTCCTGAAGGGAAAGCTTTACATTCATTTCTCAGTGGAATTTCCTGATACCCTGAGTCTTGATCAGGTGAAGGCTTTGGAGGCTACTCTGCCACTAAAGCCTACATCGCAGTTGACAGACATGGAGCTGGATGAGTGTGAGGAGACCACACTCCATGATGTGAACATGGAGGAAGAGATAAGGAGGAGGCAACAAGCTCAGCAGGAGGCATATGAGGAGGATGAGGATATGCATGGTGGTGCTCAGAGAGTGCAGTGCGCTCAGCAGTAA